One genomic region from Campylobacter concisus encodes:
- a CDS encoding RluA family pseudouridine synthase produces the protein MSEEKAYKILAKQKNISNNEAKELIDSGLVYAKGQKVMIARALMSENTKFNVEEMPRPSVIFEDENLIAINKPAAITSEKISQIYKFPLLHRLDKDTSGVLLLVKNDEFANLAVNEFKKMKVEKIYVAAVRGIMSEEVVVNEPILTIKNKNGAISKISKDGKEAISEISPLMVVGKKTLVKVAIKTGRTHQIRVHLASLNLPIVGDEKYGKNRANRMFLHAYSISLLNYKFKAPIPKEFNSLGFELSNKFEI, from the coding sequence ATGAGTGAAGAAAAAGCGTATAAAATTTTAGCCAAACAAAAAAATATCTCAAACAACGAGGCAAAGGAGCTTATCGACAGTGGGCTAGTCTATGCCAAGGGACAAAAGGTGATGATCGCTCGTGCGCTAATGAGCGAAAATACTAAATTTAACGTCGAAGAGATGCCAAGGCCAAGCGTTATCTTTGAAGATGAAAATTTAATAGCCATTAATAAGCCTGCTGCCATAACTAGTGAAAAAATCAGTCAAATTTATAAATTTCCACTACTTCACAGACTCGATAAAGATACGAGCGGGGTGCTACTTCTTGTAAAAAATGACGAATTTGCGAACCTTGCCGTAAATGAGTTTAAAAAGATGAAGGTTGAGAAAATTTACGTGGCAGCAGTTAGGGGCATCATGAGCGAGGAAGTGGTCGTAAATGAGCCGATCTTAACGATAAAAAATAAAAATGGTGCCATTTCAAAGATATCAAAAGATGGCAAAGAGGCGATCAGTGAAATTTCACCTCTCATGGTTGTTGGCAAAAAAACGCTGGTAAAAGTTGCCATAAAAACAGGCAGAACGCACCAGATAAGAGTACATTTGGCTAGTTTAAATTTACCTATCGTTGGTGATGAGAAGTACGGCAAAAATAGGGCAAATAGAATGTTTTTGCATGCCTATTCTATCTCTCTTTTAAACTATAAATTTAAAGCGCCGATTCCAAAAGAATTTAACTCCCTTGGATTTGAGCTATCTAATAAATTTGAAATTTAA
- the ffh gene encoding signal recognition particle protein: MFEQISESFRLAVSKIRFVDDEKALKNALDVLKKALLKADVHHKVTKDLLASIESELKQTGVGQKNFLDAIKSNLTTILTAPGNQGFVYAPVAPTIVLMAGLQGSGKTTTTIKLASYLKLRKKKVLVAACDLQRLAAVEQLRQLCVANEIDLFYIENENNPIKVAKEALEKAKSGLYDVLLVDTAGRLAIDEKLMQEIKDVKNAINPHEIFYVADAMSGQDAVKTATSFNEILGISGVILSKFDSDSKGGVAISIAKQLNIPLRFVGTGEKVADIESFIPDRIVSRIMGEGDLATLVEKTSTIIDEKEAKRLNQKIKKGQFNFNDFLDQMESVKKLGSMKSLMGMIPGLSNIANQIKDIDLDNSKEILHIKAMINSMTQKERENPELLNNSRKRRLAAGSGLSQIEVNRFLKQFENASKLAKKFSGKGGAKGLANMLSQANFKRPV; this comes from the coding sequence GTGTTTGAACAAATTAGCGAGTCTTTTAGATTAGCCGTTAGCAAGATACGTTTTGTAGATGACGAAAAAGCTCTAAAAAACGCACTTGACGTGCTTAAAAAAGCTCTTTTAAAAGCTGATGTTCACCATAAAGTCACCAAAGATCTACTCGCATCTATCGAAAGCGAGCTAAAACAAACTGGCGTTGGTCAAAAGAATTTCTTAGATGCGATCAAGTCAAATTTAACGACTATCTTAACAGCTCCTGGCAACCAAGGCTTTGTTTATGCGCCAGTTGCACCGACCATTGTTTTGATGGCTGGTTTGCAAGGTAGTGGTAAAACAACGACAACTATCAAGCTTGCAAGCTATCTAAAACTAAGAAAGAAAAAAGTTTTAGTTGCGGCTTGTGATTTGCAAAGATTAGCGGCAGTTGAGCAGCTAAGACAGCTCTGCGTTGCAAACGAGATCGATCTTTTTTATATAGAAAATGAAAACAACCCTATAAAAGTAGCAAAAGAGGCATTAGAAAAAGCAAAAAGTGGTCTTTATGACGTGCTTTTAGTGGATACCGCTGGTCGTCTTGCGATCGATGAAAAGTTGATGCAAGAGATAAAAGATGTAAAAAATGCGATAAATCCGCATGAAATTTTCTACGTAGCTGACGCTATGAGTGGTCAAGACGCCGTAAAAACAGCTACAAGTTTTAATGAAATTTTGGGAATTTCTGGAGTTATCCTTTCTAAATTTGATTCTGACTCAAAGGGTGGCGTAGCTATTAGTATCGCAAAACAGCTAAATATCCCACTTAGATTTGTCGGTACTGGTGAAAAAGTTGCTGATATCGAGAGTTTTATACCAGACCGTATCGTAAGCCGTATAATGGGCGAGGGTGACTTAGCTACTTTGGTTGAGAAAACATCGACTATTATAGATGAAAAAGAGGCAAAACGCCTAAATCAAAAGATAAAAAAAGGTCAGTTTAACTTTAATGACTTTTTAGATCAGATGGAGAGTGTTAAAAAGCTTGGCAGTATGAAGTCTTTAATGGGAATGATACCTGGACTTTCAAATATTGCAAATCAGATAAAAGATATAGACCTTGATAATTCAAAAGAAATTTTGCACATTAAAGCTATGATAAACTCTATGACGCAAAAAGAGCGTGAAAATCCTGAACTTTTAAACAATAGCAGAAAAAGACGTTTAGCGGCTGGTTCTGGACTTTCTCAGATAGAGGTAAATCGATTTTTAAAGCAGTTTGAAAATGCCTCAAAACTTGCTAAGAAATTTTCAGGAAAAGGTGGAGCAAAAGGACTTGCAAATATGCTTTCTCAAGCAAATTTTAAAAGACCTGTTTGA
- the rpsP gene encoding 30S ribosomal protein S16, whose translation MATVVRLTRMGRKKRPFYRIVVTDSRKRRDSGWIESIGYYNPMVEPNVINFNKERLDYWKSVGAKLSDRVAQITK comes from the coding sequence ATGGCAACAGTAGTAAGACTAACAAGAATGGGACGTAAGAAAAGACCTTTTTATCGTATAGTTGTTACAGATAGTAGAAAAAGACGTGATAGTGGCTGGATAGAAAGTATTGGCTATTACAACCCTATGGTTGAGCCAAATGTTATAAATTTCAACAAAGAGAGATTGGATTACTGGAAAAGCGTCGGTGCTAAACTTAGCGATAGAGTTGCACAAATTACAAAATAA
- a CDS encoding KH domain-containing protein: MVKNFLYEYAKLIADFPNKVSVDRQELGENFAEIIISADKVDTGKLIGKDGKMINAIKTVIIGCKAKDNTSYRVTVKAIE; the protein is encoded by the coding sequence ATGGTTAAAAATTTTTTATACGAATATGCCAAGTTGATTGCTGATTTTCCTAATAAAGTAAGTGTTGATCGTCAGGAACTTGGTGAAAATTTTGCTGAGATAATTATAAGTGCCGATAAGGTTGATACAGGAAAACTTATCGGTAAAGATGGCAAAATGATAAACGCTATAAAGACCGTTATTATTGGTTGTAAAGCCAAAGATAATACAAGTTATAGAGTAACGGTAAAAGCTATTGAATAG
- the rimM gene encoding ribosome maturation factor RimM (Essential for efficient processing of 16S rRNA) encodes MNSDIVEVATIGRCVGLKGYLKLHNKSDFPEQFKKGATFFDKNNDQLTIKDYNRQKELVLFEKFDDLDLAKTLVNRTIYTTKELTRKNCKLKKNEFFQFDIIGLKVIENGEILGIVEDIQDNFANSLLCIKTDEELTLGGKPKNFYIPYLEHFIISVNLNSEEILVKGARDILENS; translated from the coding sequence TTGAATAGTGATATTGTTGAAGTCGCTACCATCGGAAGATGTGTTGGTTTAAAGGGCTACTTAAAGCTTCACAATAAGAGCGACTTCCCAGAACAGTTTAAAAAAGGTGCAACCTTTTTTGATAAAAACAATGATCAGCTGACCATAAAAGACTACAATAGACAAAAAGAGCTGGTTTTATTTGAAAAATTTGATGACTTAGATCTTGCTAAAACGCTTGTAAATAGAACTATATATACCACAAAAGAGCTCACTAGAAAAAACTGCAAATTAAAAAAAAATGAATTTTTTCAGTTTGATATTATTGGTTTAAAAGTTATAGAAAATGGTGAAATTTTGGGTATTGTAGAAGATATCCAAGATAATTTTGCAAATTCACTTTTATGCATAAAAACAGACGAAGAGCTTACCTTGGGTGGTAAACCAAAGAATTTTTACATTCCATATTTAGAGCATTTTATTATAAGTGTAAATTTGAATAGTGAAGAGATTTTGGTAAAAGGTGCTAGAGACATTTTAGAAAATTCATGA
- the trmD gene encoding tRNA (guanosine(37)-N1)-methyltransferase TrmD, whose protein sequence is MKFTFITLFENLVKPYFCDSILKRAINNKFIEIDFINPRNFTNDKHNKVDDYMIGGGAGLLMFPQPLDESIKFLKEKDKNVHVIFLTPAGKKFNQNDAKRLSKKDHICFVCSRYEGLDERVVELWADEVFCIGDFVLTGGELPALCMSDAISRNIPGVLGNDISLEVESFEDNLLEAPSFTKPDNFRSIFVVSEFLKGNHAKIHTLKNKMAHCKTRFFRPDLYQKLKPHK, encoded by the coding sequence ATGAAATTTACATTTATTACGCTTTTTGAAAATTTAGTTAAACCTTATTTTTGTGATTCTATTTTAAAACGTGCGATTAATAATAAATTTATAGAAATTGATTTCATAAATCCAAGAAATTTTACTAACGATAAACACAATAAAGTTGATGATTATATGATCGGAGGTGGAGCAGGGCTTTTGATGTTTCCACAGCCTTTGGATGAGTCGATCAAATTTCTAAAAGAAAAAGATAAAAATGTTCATGTGATATTTTTAACGCCAGCTGGTAAAAAATTTAATCAAAATGACGCAAAGAGGCTTTCTAAAAAAGATCACATTTGTTTTGTTTGCAGTAGATATGAAGGCCTTGATGAACGAGTTGTTGAGCTTTGGGCAGATGAAGTTTTTTGTATAGGTGATTTTGTTTTAACTGGTGGAGAGCTTCCTGCGCTTTGTATGAGCGATGCAATATCAAGAAATATACCTGGAGTTTTAGGAAACGATATAAGCCTTGAAGTTGAGAGTTTTGAGGATAATTTGCTTGAAGCCCCATCTTTTACAAAGCCTGATAATTTTAGATCAATCTTTGTGGTTTCAGAGTTTTTAAAGGGTAACCATGCTAAAATCCACACTTTAAAAAATAAGATGGCTCACTGCAAAACAAGGTTCTTTCGCCCTGATTTATATCAAAAGCTTAAGCCACATAAATAA
- the rplS gene encoding 50S ribosomal protein L19 has product MRNKYIEAFENAQIASKNIPDFRAGDTLRVATRIHEGDKTRIQNFEGICIARRGSGTGETFIIRKISANSVGVERIFPIFSDSIEEIKVLRKGRVRRAKLFYLRDLRGKAAKIRELRK; this is encoded by the coding sequence ATGAGAAATAAATACATTGAAGCATTTGAAAATGCTCAAATTGCTAGTAAAAATATTCCTGACTTCCGTGCAGGAGATACATTACGCGTTGCTACTCGTATTCACGAAGGCGATAAAACTAGAATTCAAAATTTTGAAGGTATTTGTATAGCTAGACGTGGTAGCGGTACCGGCGAAACATTTATCATTAGAAAAATTAGCGCTAATAGTGTTGGCGTTGAGAGAATTTTTCCAATCTTTAGTGACTCAATCGAAGAGATAAAAGTTCTTAGAAAAGGTCGTGTTAGAAGAGCTAAATTATTCTATCTACGTGACCTTCGTGGTAAAGCTGCTAAAATCCGCGAACTTAGAAAATAA
- a CDS encoding CorA family divalent cation transporter, with protein sequence MSYKSSVCGYFYGDEYDYILLVSFTQKQSYKFLFKNGKIYKEDLDHECDKNEFEAALKKLCNEYANKILEHQEELNEYEKIYASRKNFNQFIKRHHFLKYEIRKFQNKISHFYETLSICQSEQQNLKKELKNSTHEANVFRTMANEYACRIDDIYTFIQSIKNDKINQNIYILTMISAVMLPLNLITGFFGMNTQGLPFNETKNATIIVVSIMFGVILCCVIFLFWYTNKKK encoded by the coding sequence ATGAGCTATAAAAGTTCAGTTTGTGGATATTTTTATGGCGATGAATACGACTATATTTTGCTTGTTTCTTTCACACAAAAGCAAAGCTATAAATTTTTATTTAAAAATGGCAAGATTTATAAAGAAGATCTTGATCACGAATGCGATAAAAACGAGTTTGAAGCGGCCCTTAAAAAACTATGTAATGAATATGCAAATAAAATTTTAGAGCATCAAGAAGAGCTAAACGAGTATGAAAAAATTTATGCTAGTCGAAAAAACTTTAATCAATTTATCAAAAGACACCACTTTTTAAAATACGAGATTAGAAAATTTCAAAACAAGATATCTCATTTTTATGAAACCCTTTCGATTTGTCAAAGCGAGCAACAAAATTTAAAAAAAGAGCTTAAAAATAGTACTCATGAGGCAAATGTTTTTAGAACAATGGCTAATGAATATGCCTGCAGAATCGATGATATTTATACATTTATACAAAGTATAAAAAACGACAAAATCAATCAAAACATTTACATTTTAACAATGATATCGGCTGTAATGCTACCACTAAATCTGATAACTGGGTTTTTTGGTATGAATACACAAGGCCTGCCATTTAATGAAACTAAAAATGCTACTATAATAGTTGTATCAATAATGTTTGGAGTAATTCTTTGTTGTGTTATTTTTTTATTTTGGTATACAAATAAGAAGAAGTAG
- the tgt gene encoding tRNA guanosine(34) transglycosylase Tgt: MKFEVIKKDGNARRGVLATAHSVIQTPVFMPVGTVGVVKSLDAFDMSEILDAKIILANTYHMYLRPGSKVVREFGGLHGFSKFERSFLTDSGGFQAFSLRSNTKNDDGGIKFKSHIDGSTHYFTPRSVLDTQYDLGSDIMMILDDLVALPAEPKRIDLSIKRTIKWAKEAIDYHKFMQSKGVGLQQNIFGIVQGGTDYEARKFCAQALNEMPFDGLAIGGLSVGESNETMYDTVEAVMPFMDELRPRYLMGVGTPEDLVENVERGVDMFDCVMPTRNARNGTLFTSFGKINIKSARFINDHSPIDPACQCYTCKRYSRGYLNHLFKARELTFFRLASLHNLHYYLNLMKEMREAIERGEFAKFKKNFYAKRVKNEL; the protein is encoded by the coding sequence ATGAAATTTGAAGTTATAAAAAAAGATGGCAATGCAAGGCGAGGCGTCCTAGCAACCGCTCACAGCGTGATACAAACGCCAGTTTTCATGCCAGTTGGCACGGTTGGCGTAGTTAAAAGCCTAGATGCCTTTGATATGAGTGAAATTTTAGACGCAAAGATAATTTTAGCAAACACCTACCACATGTATCTGCGCCCTGGCAGCAAGGTCGTGCGTGAGTTTGGCGGACTGCATGGATTTTCTAAATTTGAGCGCTCGTTTTTAACTGATAGCGGCGGCTTTCAGGCGTTTTCACTTAGGTCAAACACTAAAAACGACGATGGCGGGATAAAATTTAAAAGCCACATAGACGGCAGCACGCACTACTTCACGCCAAGATCCGTCCTTGACACGCAGTATGACCTGGGCAGCGACATCATGATGATACTTGATGACCTAGTGGCTTTACCTGCTGAGCCAAAAAGGATAGATCTAAGCATAAAACGGACGATAAAATGGGCAAAAGAGGCGATAGACTATCATAAATTTATGCAGAGCAAGGGCGTTGGCTTGCAGCAAAATATCTTTGGTATCGTTCAAGGCGGCACCGACTACGAGGCACGTAAATTTTGCGCGCAGGCACTAAATGAAATGCCATTTGACGGCCTTGCGATCGGTGGTCTAAGTGTCGGTGAGAGCAACGAGACGATGTATGACACGGTTGAGGCGGTTATGCCATTTATGGATGAGCTTAGACCACGCTATCTAATGGGCGTTGGCACGCCTGAAGATCTTGTAGAAAACGTGGAGCGAGGCGTTGATATGTTTGACTGCGTTATGCCAACAAGAAACGCAAGAAACGGCACGCTTTTTACTAGCTTTGGCAAGATAAATATAAAATCAGCCCGCTTCATAAACGACCACTCGCCGATCGATCCAGCCTGCCAGTGCTACACCTGCAAGCGCTACTCCAGAGGCTATCTAAACCACCTTTTTAAGGCCAGAGAGCTCACGTTTTTTAGACTAGCAAGCCTTCACAACCTGCACTACTATCTAAATTTAATGAAAGAGATGAGAGAGGCGATAGAAAGAGGCGAATTTGCCAAATTTAAGAAAAATTTTTATGCTAAAAGGGTAAAAAATGAGCTATAA
- a CDS encoding MlaE family ABC transporter permease, with protein MQKRNDIVFTEANGTATIKFAGEFSYKDAKNLQSIFKKIQKLKGNVKFDFSELKSIDYAVLILLKNTLNGKKFEIITNDEKIKAMSDLLNDEKIDFNYMPPHNSLNFFSRLGEKICEGFVNLLEFGSFLGEFLIKSVRILFNPANLRFREFSNYIKDGGVNAVFIVSLTAFLIGVVLAYLGSAMLASFGASIFIVEIMGMLTLREVAPLIAAIVVAGRSASSFTAQIGAMKLTEEIDAMKTMGFEPFNFLVLPRIIAMVLCVPVIIFIADSISILGQMIICQTILDISFSDYLNRFREMVELRHFAVGMIKAPFFGAVIAIIGCMRGFGVSQNAQSLGAMTTVSVVNAIFWVIALDAFFAIIFMWLKI; from the coding sequence TTGCAAAAGAGAAATGATATCGTTTTTACCGAAGCAAACGGCACTGCGACCATAAAATTTGCAGGCGAGTTTAGCTATAAAGACGCAAAAAATTTACAAAGCATTTTTAAAAAAATCCAAAAGCTTAAAGGCAATGTTAAATTTGACTTTAGCGAGCTAAAGAGCATTGATTATGCTGTTTTGATCCTTTTAAAAAACACGCTAAATGGCAAGAAATTTGAGATCATAACAAATGATGAGAAGATAAAGGCGATGAGCGATCTTTTAAATGACGAGAAGATCGACTTTAACTACATGCCACCTCACAATAGCTTAAATTTCTTCTCACGTCTCGGTGAGAAAATTTGCGAGGGATTTGTAAATTTGCTTGAGTTTGGCTCGTTTTTGGGCGAGTTTTTGATAAAGAGTGTGAGGATTTTATTTAATCCTGCAAATTTAAGATTTAGAGAATTTAGCAACTACATAAAAGATGGCGGTGTAAATGCCGTTTTTATCGTATCACTCACCGCTTTTTTGATAGGCGTCGTGCTTGCATACCTTGGTAGTGCGATGCTTGCAAGCTTTGGGGCAAGTATATTTATAGTTGAGATCATGGGCATGCTAACGCTTAGAGAGGTGGCCCCGCTCATCGCTGCTATCGTCGTGGCTGGCAGGTCGGCCTCTAGCTTTACCGCGCAAATTGGCGCTATGAAGCTAACTGAGGAGATAGACGCGATGAAGACGATGGGCTTTGAGCCTTTTAACTTCTTGGTGCTGCCGCGCATCATCGCCATGGTGCTTTGCGTGCCTGTCATCATCTTTATAGCTGATAGCATAAGCATCTTAGGGCAGATGATCATTTGTCAAACGATACTTGATATCAGCTTTAGCGACTATCTCAATAGATTTCGCGAGATGGTCGAGCTTAGGCACTTTGCTGTTGGTATGATAAAGGCTCCGTTTTTTGGCGCGGTGATAGCGATCATTGGCTGCATGAGGGGGTTTGGCGTGAGTCAAAATGCTCAGAGTCTTGGAGCAATGACAACTGTTAGCGTTGTAAATGCGATATTTTGGGTCATCGCGCTTGATGCTTTTTTTGCGATAATTTTTATGTGGTTAAAAATATGA
- a CDS encoding ABC transporter ATP-binding protein: protein MNEIIVGKNITTSYGDKIMHDNVSWSVKEAEIYGFLGGSGTGKTTLMKTMIYLKKPNKGDITFDGVNMWKSNPKEQQEIKLKSGTMFQFGALYSSMTILDNVGVLLHEYSKFSKRQIDEIAMFWIQKVGLKKEVSMLYPSELSGGMKKRAALARALVLSPRVLFLDEPNSGLDPVSSRQMDALIKELRDSIGVTVVMVTHDADSIFDILDRFLIIDNKKIAFEGNIKELEYLKNNPLEELFKMRKK, encoded by the coding sequence ATGAATGAGATAATAGTTGGAAAAAATATAACTACAAGTTATGGCGATAAGATCATGCACGATAACGTGAGCTGGAGTGTAAAAGAGGCAGAAATTTATGGCTTTTTAGGTGGTAGCGGCACTGGTAAAACGACGCTCATGAAGACGATGATATATCTAAAAAAGCCAAATAAGGGCGATATAACCTTTGATGGCGTCAATATGTGGAAAAGTAACCCCAAAGAACAGCAAGAGATAAAGCTAAAAAGTGGGACAATGTTTCAGTTTGGTGCACTTTATAGCTCTATGACAATTCTTGATAACGTAGGTGTTTTACTGCATGAGTACTCTAAATTTAGCAAGCGCCAGATCGATGAGATAGCGATGTTTTGGATACAAAAAGTTGGACTTAAAAAAGAGGTTTCTATGCTTTATCCAAGTGAGCTAAGTGGCGGTATGAAAAAGCGTGCTGCGCTAGCAAGAGCCTTGGTGCTAAGTCCTAGGGTGCTATTTTTAGATGAGCCAAATAGCGGCCTTGATCCTGTTAGTTCACGCCAGATGGATGCACTCATAAAAGAGCTTCGTGATAGCATCGGCGTGACCGTTGTCATGGTGACACATGATGCGGATAGTATTTTTGATATTTTGGATAGATTTTTGATAATAGATAACAAAAAAATAGCCTTTGAGGGAAATATAAAAGAGCTTGAATATCTTAAAAACAACCCACTTGAAGAGCTATTTAAAATGAGGAAAAAGTAG
- a CDS encoding MlaD family protein: MENRNSYTIVGMFFMACLTAFAIFIWWMTSKNNTKVDFKEYYIHTTELPSGLKVDSTVKFIGVPAGSVSDINFVDDKNALINITMKIREDLPIKADSVASIEVQAISGVASINISRGTKDFTSGQKPILQLEESLFSKLGNNAENITLKINQTLDKVDNFFSPENIAHVESVLKNIDKFTQVLTDEEGLSEVDSIVKNVKNFTDTLNKTDTKELVKNLNRLISNANQVFISANSAITGYNSLQELITKKAKDGEYDLRNTVGPLLREASDFLNGFDKTLREFRGALQRLEDNPYEFFFTNPVPNDKGDKK; encoded by the coding sequence ATGGAAAATAGAAATTCTTATACTATTGTTGGCATGTTTTTTATGGCTTGCCTTACAGCATTTGCGATATTTATCTGGTGGATGACTAGTAAAAATAATACAAAGGTTGATTTTAAAGAGTATTACATCCACACGACTGAGCTACCAAGCGGTCTAAAGGTTGATTCAACAGTTAAATTTATCGGTGTGCCAGCCGGAAGTGTTAGTGATATAAATTTTGTCGATGATAAAAACGCTCTTATAAACATTACGATGAAGATAAGAGAAGATCTGCCGATAAAGGCCGATAGTGTGGCAAGTATAGAAGTTCAGGCTATTAGCGGTGTGGCTAGTATAAATATAAGCCGTGGCACAAAAGACTTTACATCAGGTCAAAAGCCTATCTTGCAGCTTGAAGAGAGCCTCTTTTCAAAGCTTGGAAACAACGCTGAAAACATCACCTTAAAGATAAATCAAACACTTGATAAAGTCGATAACTTTTTTTCACCTGAAAATATTGCTCACGTAGAGTCAGTCCTTAAAAATATTGATAAATTTACACAAGTTTTAACAGACGAAGAGGGGCTAAGTGAGGTTGATAGTATCGTTAAAAATGTGAAAAATTTTACAGATACTTTAAACAAAACCGACACAAAAGAACTGGTTAAAAATTTAAATAGACTAATTTCAAATGCAAACCAAGTTTTTATATCGGCAAATTCGGCTATCACCGGATATAATTCGCTGCAAGAGCTCATCACTAAAAAAGCTAAAGATGGTGAATACGACCTTAGAAATACGGTTGGTCCGTTATTAAGAGAAGCGAGTGATTTTTTAAATGGATTTGACAAGACACTTCGTGAATTTAGAGGCGCGCTTCAAAGGCTTGAAGATAATCCTTACGAGTTTTTCTTCACAAATCCAGTGCCAAATGACAAAGGAGATAAAAAATGA
- a CDS encoding ABC-type transport auxiliary lipoprotein family protein, with protein MRNLIFLTATLLFLGCSLKTDVPVATMYEIHYSNKACSAENKQKELKNVFIENVSALDMVDTRKILIVAENNKIRYLTDAKFVSEPSEMVYKSLVKGFYSNCAAKPIFSPNAKDLRLKVSIISLQIRGDKAEVSLAYELFNANTSLKSGMITKEIFCPDPSSSTIFDTINKATNLAIDTLISEIIS; from the coding sequence ATGAGAAATTTAATCTTTCTAACGGCTACGCTTTTATTTCTTGGCTGTTCGCTAAAGACGGATGTGCCAGTTGCAACGATGTATGAAATTCACTATTCAAATAAGGCTTGCTCAGCTGAAAATAAACAAAAAGAGCTAAAAAATGTCTTCATCGAAAATGTAAGCGCTCTTGATATGGTCGATACTAGAAAAATTTTGATCGTAGCTGAAAATAATAAAATCAGATATCTAACAGATGCTAAATTTGTCTCTGAGCCAAGCGAAATGGTTTATAAATCGCTTGTAAAAGGGTTTTATTCAAACTGTGCTGCAAAGCCGATATTTTCACCAAATGCAAAAGATCTTAGACTAAAAGTAAGCATCATCTCTCTTCAAATAAGAGGCGACAAAGCCGAAGTCTCGCTAGCTTACGAGCTGTTTAATGCAAACACTTCGCTAAAATCAGGCATGATCACAAAAGAAATTTTTTGTCCAGATCCAAGCTCAAGTACTATTTTTGATACGATAAATAAGGCTACAAATTTAGCAATCGATACGCTAATCTCTGAAATAATCTCTTAA